From Nitrospirota bacterium, the proteins below share one genomic window:
- a CDS encoding helix-turn-helix transcriptional regulator, with protein MSLGANIQAWRLARRQSVSALAESAGLSPASLDAIESGEADPAASTLEALGDALGIPASWLYSRPQHLDLLTTDPEGETIEPLSPDRVDPVAELILRGLKQERELYVLLTALLRSGEPKLLMAAEASLRSLVKQSRRATVPWQSRPSGHFEPPSD; from the coding sequence GTGTCTCTCGGGGCCAACATCCAGGCCTGGCGGCTGGCTCGACGGCAATCGGTGTCGGCGCTCGCCGAGAGCGCCGGCCTCTCTCCGGCCTCGTTGGACGCGATCGAATCGGGCGAGGCCGATCCTGCTGCCTCCACGCTGGAGGCCCTGGGCGACGCCCTCGGCATTCCCGCTTCCTGGCTGTACAGCCGTCCCCAGCATCTGGATCTCCTGACCACCGATCCGGAGGGAGAAACGATCGAGCCGCTCTCCCCGGACCGGGTGGACCCGGTGGCCGAGCTGATTCTGCGCGGCCTGAAGCAGGAGCGCGAGCTGTACGTCCTCCTGACCGCCTTGCTCCGGAGCGGTGAGCCGAAGCTGCTCATGGCCGCAGAGGCCAGCCTGCGGAGCCTGGTCAAGCAATCCCGCCGCGCAACCGTGCCTTGGCAGTCCCGCCCTTCCGGGCATTTCGAGCCACCCTCCGATTGA
- a CDS encoding RNA methyltransferase gives MPPVAPLSSAKAKLIRDLLRTKRTRDRERAFVIEGEKPVQELLAARSPMLRAVVVAESRLRKPGPLRLLLGRGPAPAYVCRDSMFEKLSEVSSPAGLLAVVEQPAWNQAVILQRPQVLGLYGECLQDPANVGAIVRTALGFGLDALWLTPDSADVFNPKVVRATAGALLALPVFTIADVRHLTGQGCAILAAEPPGPSSRAIQDVAAIPARSILAFGNESRGLSETTTKRAALRFHIPVSPAVQSLNVAAAAAVAAFYFSRLLRDGRKS, from the coding sequence GTGCCGCCAGTTGCCCCCTTGTCCTCGGCCAAGGCCAAGCTGATTCGCGATCTGCTCCGCACCAAGCGGACCCGCGATCGGGAACGGGCCTTCGTGATCGAAGGGGAGAAGCCCGTCCAGGAACTGCTCGCCGCCCGCTCCCCGATGCTGCGCGCGGTGGTCGTAGCCGAGTCGCGTTTGCGAAAGCCCGGCCCGCTACGCCTGTTGCTGGGCCGAGGCCCGGCCCCGGCCTACGTCTGCCGCGACTCGATGTTCGAGAAGCTCTCCGAGGTGAGCAGCCCGGCCGGATTGCTGGCCGTGGTGGAACAGCCGGCCTGGAATCAGGCCGTGATCCTTCAACGGCCGCAGGTGCTCGGCCTGTACGGGGAGTGCCTCCAGGACCCGGCCAACGTCGGCGCCATCGTGCGCACCGCTCTGGGCTTCGGCCTCGACGCCCTGTGGCTGACACCGGACTCGGCGGATGTCTTCAATCCCAAGGTCGTCCGGGCGACGGCCGGCGCTCTCCTCGCCCTTCCCGTGTTCACGATCGCCGACGTCCGCCACCTGACCGGACAGGGGTGCGCGATCCTGGCGGCCGAGCCGCCCGGACCGTCCAGTCGGGCCATCCAGGACGTTGCGGCAATTCCGGCCCGTTCCATCCTGGCCTTCGGCAACGAGAGCCGGGGACTCTCTGAGACCACGACGAAGCGGGCGGCCCTGCGCTTCCACATCCCGGTGAGCCCCGCCGTCCAATCCCTGAACGTGGCCGCGGCGGCGGCCGTGGCCGCGTTCTACTTCAGCCGGCTGCTGAGGGATGGGCGCAAGTCGTGA
- a CDS encoding EAL domain-containing protein encodes MKTEGTFQMGLAAVPFLASVAPRRGATLLAVLALPAALLLVPSVWPEVSPGILLLAMSAVVPLLLVHRWSRSQAQHAYLAALVDASNDALIGETVDGRVVTWNGTAERMFGYTAEEIVGKPSAILIPSDHLYEQEQFMARVRRGECIERLETVRRRKDGHVIPIVLTLGPLRNSRGRLIGLATVARDARGYTNADASESDLAYYDFLTGLPNRCLLMKLLDQALVRARRTKKLVAILFLDLDRFKLVNDTLGHPVGDLVLKNIATRLTGCIRQSDVVARMGGDEFLVILEEVASASDAGRVAQKILDAVALPCSVEGDQELFLTGSIGIVLYPTDSEARDGLIQGADIAMYSAKAKGNTFMFYSPAMNVKAAERMRVETDLRRGLQRQELLLHYQPVVSAPEGAISSVEALIRWKHPDRGLLYPATFIPVAEESGLIVPLSEWVLRAACTQARRWHADGHAGVRIAVNISPRLFQSPNLTEMILRILHETGLDPGTLELELTESLFIQDRQRTSEILQRLHELGIRIAIDDFGIEYSSLGYLKQLPINTLKIDQSFVRDLLSQSTDAAITQTIITLARCLNLSVIAEGVETKSQAALLQSQQCYEMQGYYFSRPMPAESLTALLNGHRSR; translated from the coding sequence GTGAAAACGGAGGGAACGTTCCAGATGGGCCTCGCAGCCGTACCGTTCCTCGCCTCCGTGGCACCCCGGCGCGGCGCGACGCTTCTGGCGGTGCTGGCCCTTCCCGCCGCTCTTCTCCTCGTGCCGAGTGTCTGGCCGGAAGTCTCGCCGGGCATCCTCTTGCTCGCAATGTCGGCCGTGGTTCCCCTTTTGCTCGTCCACCGGTGGTCTCGCTCTCAGGCACAGCACGCCTATCTGGCTGCGCTCGTGGATGCGTCCAACGATGCGCTGATCGGCGAGACGGTGGACGGCCGGGTGGTCACCTGGAACGGCACGGCCGAGCGTATGTTCGGCTATACCGCCGAGGAGATCGTCGGGAAGCCGAGCGCGATCCTCATCCCTTCCGACCACCTCTATGAGCAGGAGCAATTCATGGCGCGGGTGCGTCGGGGGGAGTGTATCGAGCGGCTGGAGACCGTCCGACGGCGGAAAGACGGCCACGTCATTCCGATCGTGCTGACCCTCGGGCCGCTCCGGAATTCGAGAGGACGGCTCATCGGACTGGCCACCGTGGCCCGGGACGCGAGGGGATATACGAATGCCGACGCCTCCGAGTCCGATCTCGCCTATTACGACTTCCTCACCGGCCTTCCGAACCGGTGCCTGCTCATGAAACTCCTCGATCAGGCGCTGGTCCGCGCCCGCCGGACCAAGAAGCTGGTGGCGATCCTGTTCCTCGACCTCGATCGGTTCAAGCTCGTCAACGATACGCTGGGCCATCCGGTCGGGGACCTCGTGCTCAAGAACATTGCGACCCGGCTCACCGGATGCATCCGGCAAAGCGACGTGGTGGCTCGCATGGGCGGCGACGAGTTTCTGGTCATCCTCGAGGAGGTCGCGTCCGCCAGCGACGCGGGTCGCGTGGCGCAGAAGATACTCGATGCGGTGGCCCTTCCCTGCTCGGTTGAAGGCGACCAGGAGCTCTTCCTGACCGGCAGCATCGGGATCGTGTTGTACCCCACGGACAGCGAGGCCCGCGACGGTCTCATCCAGGGCGCCGACATCGCGATGTACTCCGCCAAGGCCAAAGGGAACACCTTCATGTTCTATTCGCCCGCGATGAACGTCAAAGCGGCGGAGCGGATGCGGGTGGAGACCGATCTCCGGCGGGGTCTCCAGCGGCAGGAGTTGCTGCTCCACTACCAGCCGGTCGTGTCGGCTCCCGAGGGGGCGATCTCGAGCGTCGAGGCCCTGATCCGCTGGAAACATCCCGATCGCGGGTTGCTGTACCCGGCCACGTTCATTCCCGTTGCCGAGGAATCCGGCTTGATCGTGCCGCTCAGCGAATGGGTTCTGCGCGCGGCCTGCACCCAGGCTCGGCGGTGGCACGCCGATGGACATGCGGGAGTCCGGATCGCGGTGAACATTTCGCCCCGCCTCTTTCAGTCCCCGAACCTGACCGAGATGATCTTGAGGATTCTCCACGAAACCGGGCTGGATCCCGGGACGCTGGAGCTCGAACTCACGGAAAGTCTCTTCATTCAAGACCGCCAGAGGACGTCCGAGATTCTGCAGCGATTACACGAGCTGGGGATCAGGATCGCGATCGACGACTTCGGGATCGAGTACTCCTCGCTGGGCTACCTCAAGCAGCTTCCGATCAACACGCTCAAGATTGATCAGTCGTTCGTCCGCGATCTCCTCAGCCAGTCCACGGACGCCGCGATTACCCAGACGATCATCACGCTCGCCCGGTGCTTGAATCTCTCCGTGATCGCCGAGGGCGTGGAGACGAAGTCCCAGGCCGCGCTCCTCCAGAGCCAGCAGTGCTACGAAATGCAGGGGTACTACTTCTCGCGGCCCATGCCCGCCGAGTCGTTGACGGCGCTCTTGAACGGACACCGCAGCCGGTAA
- a CDS encoding oligopeptide transporter, OPT family: MASGPVVPASVSRPEITVKAVVLSIVLAAVLAGANAYLGLFAGMTVSASIPAAVASMAILRCFRRSNILENNIVQTAASSGEALAAGVIFTIPALILIGYWTSFDYWQTAAISLVGGLLGVLFTIPLRRALIVDAKLRFPEGVATAEVLKVGTGAQPESRTATGNASGLSTLLTGAALGGAVKLGESGLRLWSEAVEGAVQFGRSVGYLGLNLSPALLAVGFIIGLPTAAVVFLGGALGWLLLMPFYGAWVGMPDGLTGVAAAKAVWSGHIRYVGIGAMLVGGLWTLVQLRGPVLHSLARLGAAYRPSPTAAGPTPRTERDASLPWLAALFALSLIPMGLIYRTVVGDTAVAGVMTVVMAVAAFLFSSVAAYMAGLVGSSSNPVSGVTIATIMVASLLLVAIMGHGHPAGPAATLLIGAVVCCAAAMGGDNLQDLKTGHLVGATPWKQQVMQVVGVAAAAVVIVPVLALLQAKYGIGDVTAEHPHPLSAPQATLMASLARGVFGDGLPWPLVGLGALIGVAVILLDQRQAAQGSAFRLPVLAVALGIYLPLKLSAAILLGGLVARLAQGGSKPREAGEGNPGLLFAAGLVTGEALMGIFLALPIALGSLWPSVPADPFTLFEAPPLGPWPGALAVAGVAYLLYRNGCDVKRLS; this comes from the coding sequence ATGGCATCCGGCCCCGTCGTTCCCGCTTCCGTCTCACGGCCGGAGATCACGGTCAAGGCCGTCGTCCTCTCGATCGTTCTGGCGGCGGTCCTGGCCGGGGCCAACGCCTACCTGGGCCTGTTCGCCGGAATGACCGTCTCGGCCTCGATTCCCGCCGCGGTCGCCTCGATGGCCATTCTCCGCTGTTTCCGCCGGTCGAACATCCTCGAAAACAACATCGTGCAGACCGCTGCCTCTTCGGGGGAGGCCCTGGCCGCCGGCGTGATCTTCACGATTCCCGCCCTGATCCTGATCGGGTACTGGACGTCGTTCGACTATTGGCAGACCGCCGCGATTTCCCTCGTCGGAGGCCTGCTGGGCGTGCTGTTCACGATCCCGCTGCGCCGCGCGCTCATCGTGGACGCCAAGCTCCGGTTTCCCGAGGGAGTGGCCACGGCGGAGGTCCTCAAGGTGGGAACGGGGGCTCAGCCGGAAAGCCGGACGGCCACGGGCAATGCCTCGGGGCTTAGCACGCTCCTGACCGGGGCAGCCCTCGGCGGAGCGGTCAAGCTGGGGGAAAGCGGCCTGCGGCTCTGGAGCGAAGCGGTGGAGGGTGCCGTGCAATTCGGCCGCTCGGTGGGATACCTGGGCCTCAACCTGTCGCCGGCCCTGCTCGCCGTCGGGTTCATCATCGGCTTGCCCACGGCGGCCGTGGTCTTTCTCGGCGGCGCGCTGGGCTGGCTGCTCCTGATGCCGTTCTACGGAGCCTGGGTCGGGATGCCGGACGGGTTGACCGGCGTGGCCGCGGCCAAAGCCGTGTGGAGCGGGCACATCCGTTACGTCGGAATCGGCGCCATGTTGGTCGGCGGCCTCTGGACGCTCGTGCAGCTCCGTGGACCAGTCCTCCACAGCCTGGCCCGTCTGGGCGCCGCCTATCGGCCCTCGCCGACGGCCGCCGGCCCCACGCCCCGCACCGAACGGGACGCTTCGCTTCCGTGGCTGGCCGCCTTGTTCGCCCTGTCCTTGATTCCCATGGGCCTGATCTACCGGACCGTGGTCGGCGACACGGCGGTGGCCGGGGTGATGACCGTGGTCATGGCGGTGGCGGCCTTCCTGTTCTCCTCCGTCGCCGCCTACATGGCGGGGCTCGTGGGCAGCTCCAGCAATCCGGTCTCCGGGGTGACTATCGCCACGATCATGGTGGCTTCCCTGCTGCTCGTGGCGATCATGGGCCACGGGCATCCGGCCGGACCGGCGGCGACGCTGCTCATCGGCGCCGTGGTCTGCTGCGCGGCCGCCATGGGCGGGGACAACCTGCAGGACCTCAAGACGGGCCACCTGGTCGGAGCCACCCCGTGGAAGCAGCAGGTGATGCAGGTGGTGGGCGTGGCGGCCGCCGCCGTCGTCATCGTGCCGGTCCTGGCTCTGCTGCAAGCCAAGTATGGGATCGGGGACGTGACGGCGGAACATCCGCATCCGCTGAGCGCCCCGCAAGCCACCCTGATGGCCAGCCTCGCGCGGGGCGTGTTCGGAGACGGGCTGCCGTGGCCCCTGGTCGGGCTGGGCGCCCTGATCGGCGTCGCCGTCATTCTGCTCGACCAACGGCAAGCGGCCCAAGGCTCAGCCTTCCGCCTCCCGGTCCTCGCCGTGGCCCTGGGGATCTACCTTCCCCTCAAACTGTCCGCCGCCATCCTCCTCGGTGGTCTCGTCGCCCGATTGGCGCAGGGAGGAAGCAAGCCTCGCGAGGCGGGAGAGGGAAATCCGGGGCTCCTGTTCGCCGCCGGGCTGGTCACGGGGGAGGCCCTGATGGGCATCTTCCTGGCGCTCCCGATCGCGCTCGGCAGCCTCTGGCCCTCGGTGCCGGCCGACCCGTTCACGCTCTTCGAAGCCCCTCCGCTGGGTCCCTGGCCCGGCGCGCTCGCTGTCGCGGGAGTGGCGTATCTGCTGTATCGCAATGGGTGCGACGTGAAGCGTCTCTCGTGA